taaaaaaacaatcaaaataaatcaataaatctaaatctacatTTAACCTAATGCCTtttaacgagcaattcttgtatatatattttggggatctcggaaaccgctccaacaatttcgatgaaatttggtacgtaggggtttttgggggtgaaaaatcgatctagcttggccttatctctgggaaaacgcttgttaccgagtgtcagcccgagcaaagctcttactatactttataattaaaaagcaatgcatgaaaaattataaaaggtAGTAattgaacaattgtttccactgttgtaatttaatttcctctcaagcGAAGCtgcgaagtgaaaagcagaatgtAATACTAGCTTTatacccatttttccctcgaagTTTCTATCCACCCTCACCCTTCTAACCCAGGTGAAATGGCTCGGTTTTGCTCtggttgtacaatctactattctagTTTTGTTTAAACTTTTATGCTGAAGTTCAAACaaataggcaattatttatatCGGCATACAGTTTGACTATTTTATGTTgtgattaattattttcattgttgtatttaaaacaataaataaataattaaactcgTAAACAAGcctatttattttagtgttattttgCATAATGCCATCCACGCATTGTAAAATCGCCCCTCGCTTGTTGCATGGGGGCGGCGCCGACTCTTACCCGGACCAATGGCGGGCAAGCTTTGTCTATGAGGGAGTGTGAGTGTTACGTTGTCATTGCTGTTAGTTTGTTacgtttcttgagaattattattcgtagatctatacgcacctttaaaattaaactgaaataacttaaaattttctcatttgaaaatttaaccagattgtgttttatATAAAGCTTATTTTGGAACTGAATATTtcaaattgtttcagtttaattttaaaggtgcgtaTAGTATAATAGGGCTCCTCCATGTGTTTACTTACTCTGAGGACAGGCCTTCAGTTTGtagcgtgtacacgaaatatcggatcgggtcggtatttcaatgtcggtattatccgtgcggGTAAATAGTGTCAGTtgatatttatttggataaataaaataggtagcaGAGATTGATATTCCAGTTTTAATTAAATCGAAGTGACAAAGACAGAGAGAGACAGAATATATTCGAATacacaatttaaatattatgacaGGCCAGGATGATCTGTTATCACAAATAGGTTTAACAACACTTTGAATAACTCGCATACCTAAGCAATCTTTTAGAGTACCAAGATCTTTCAcgataaaaagttttttaagtgAGTTCTTAAAGGTCTCTTTCATGCATTCATTATTACAGAGGATGAAAAAATCGTCCACGAACACTGCAACTACGAGTATGTTGTTGCCGTCTCGTCTATAATAAATACAATGCTCATTTGCTGCTTGTGTCATCGACAAGCTAGTCATAGCTTCACAGACCTTTATGTTCCATTGTCGAGGGGATTGCTTTAGACCATAAAGCGATTTTTAAGTAGGCAaacttttccttttttattaACTTCAAAGCCTGATGGCTGTTCCATGAAGATTTCTTCTTCTAAATCACCATTTAGGAAAGCGGTTTCTACATCGAGGTGGTCTAACTGAACGTTTAGTTGTACAGCAAACGCAAGAAGTAGTCTGACTGACGACAGTCGTGCTACGGGTGAGAAGGTCTCTCCGTAATCGATACCATGTACCTGAGTAAAGCCTTTTGCTACCAGTCTTGCTTTAAATTTAACAACTTCACCGTTAGTATTCTTTTTGATTTTATAGACCCATTTATTTTTGATGACTTTTCTGTCTGTGGGCCTCTCCACTAATTCCCATGTCCCGTGTTTCATTAAACAGTCGTACTCGTTTTGCATAGCTTTTTGCCATTCAGAACTGTGAGCATCTTCTACGGCTTGTTTGTACGTTTCCGGCTCGTAGTCTGACACCATAAACATCGACGGACTGTATCTATCAGGCGCTCGTCGTTGTCGTTGCGGATATCTGGTTTCATTGATCGCGCTGTCTGATTCTGGAGACGTTGGTGCAGATTCACTGGATTCCGTATCTGCTGTCAAGTACTCTTGTGAAGTTTCTGCTTCTGAAATTTCAGGCAAGCTGTCAATTTGAGTATCGGGAGTAGAGATTGATGTTGGTTGTAGTGGCGACACTGATGGAGTTACTGGTTGATGGTTGGTGGTTGGTTGCGGGCGTTGTGGCTGCAAAGTATCGATCTCTACTTGGTCATAAATGAGAGTGGTGTCGGCAGGCGTGGTAAGTTCCGCTGCTGGAACGGGATTTCCCACTTTGTCTTCGATGAAGACTACATCGCGTGCGACGATTATCGCTCTAGGTTTATGAGGATCTATAAGGCGGTAGCCTTTACTCTCACTTGAGTAACCAACAAAGATACAAGTCTTTGTCTTAGAGTCTAATTTGCTGCGCTTCTCTTTAGGGATTAAAGCATGCGCTTCGCAACCAAAAACACGAAGATGCGAAAGATCAATCGGTTTCCCATACCATAATTCGtcaggaattttattatttaacgctTGAGTTGGCGTTACGTTTTTTAAATAGATGGCCGTATTTACAGCTTCACCCCAATAAACTTTTGGTAGGTTGGAGTCCTGAAGCATGGTTCTTGCTTTTTCAATTACGGTTCTATTTATTCGTTCTGAGATTCCATTTTGCTGTGCATTATAGGGAATAGTTTTCTGGTGAATAATTCCATTTTCCCTTAAAAAGGTAGACATAGGTCCGTTTATGAATTCTCCACCATTGTCTGATcgtaattttttgattttaagaCCAGTTTGATTTTCAACGTGATGCTTGAATTCAACAAACTTCGAAAATACTTCACTTTTACACTTTAATAGAAAGCCAAAAGTTTTTCGAGTAAAATCGTCCGTAAACGTAAGCAAATATAGGGCACCACCCCATGAATGCGTACTCATTGGTCCGCATAGATCTGTATGGATCAATTCGAGTttattttttgacttactttTGGACTTTTTAAACGGCCTTTTTGCTAATTTTCCTTGTACACAAGGAATGCAGGTTTCATTCAACGTGTCATCGTACTTTATGCCTGAGGTAGGaacctttttcaaaatattcatcGTTTTGGCATTGATATGGCCAAGACGTCTATGCCATAACACAGCTGTTAGCTTTCTGTCAGTTACCAGCTGAGCTTGAGTTTCGGATACGTCAAGTTTATACATGCCGTTCTCATTTCTGGCAGTAGCAACTGTTATACCAGAAACTTTGCATTCTTGTCTTAGAAGAATAGTAGCACCTTTAGGCGAGAATACTACAACAAAACCTTTTTGGACTAGGCTACTTACTGATAATAAGTTAGCAGCTAGTTTAGGCACAAAGAGAACGTTAGAAATAGAATGAACTTgactatttacatttaaatgaaCTGTACCCGTACCTTTGCATACCATTTTTTCATTGTTGGCTGCAGTAACATAGCTTGAGTTGTATGTAAGGTCACTGAACATGCTTATGTCGTTGCACATGTGAGCAGTCGAACCAGAATCTAAGTACCAGCATGAGGTCGATGTGGGAAGCTGAAAAGGGGATGTagtaaaagataataaaagtGTAACATCATTAATATTAGAAACTAAGTTAGTCACAGCAATCTTCTTGCACTTCCTCTTGCGGCATTCAGAGACGACGTGTCCTTTCTTCTTGCAGTATGTACAAACAAGTGGGCGAGGGCTTGAATTCTTCGAAGAATTCGCGAGCAGCGCAGCAACCGGCTCTTTTGATGATGAATTGCGTATGTCTTCTTTTAATAGGATCGCAGCTACGGAGTCTGAAGTCAGTTTTGTTCCAGAGTTTTCAATTGCCATGACCATGGGTTGTACTGATCGGTCAGTCCTGTTAGCATAATGAGTCCTACGAATTCGTCATCAACGGGCTCGTTGACTTCAATGAGTTGCTGCTGTGTGGCGCGTATCTCACTCACGTAAGCTTCCATATTGTTGAACGAGGATAGCTTGGAGTTAAACAATTTTCGCAATAGGTTGAGTCGCCGCAATAAGCCGCTGTCTGCGTATGCAGCTTGTAGCTTCTTCCATGTTTCTTCTG
This region of Choristoneura fumiferana chromosome 11, NRCan_CFum_1, whole genome shotgun sequence genomic DNA includes:
- the LOC141432984 gene encoding uncharacterized protein; translated protein: MSALTAEETWKKLQAAYADSGLLRRLNLLRKLFNSKLSSFNNMEAYVSEIRATQQQLIEVNEPVDDEFVGLIMLTGLTDQYNPCESKGYRLIDPHKPRAIIVARDVVFIEDKVGNPVPAAELTTPADTTLIYDQVEIDTLQPQRPQPTTNHQPVTPSVSPLQPTSISTPDTQIDSLPEISEAETSQEYLTADTESSESAPTSPESDSAINETRYPQRQRRAPDRYSPSMFMVSDYEPETYKQAVEDAHSSEWQKAMQNEYDCLMKHGTWELVERPTDRKVIKNKWVYKIKKNTNGEVVKFKARLVAKGFTQVHGIDYGETFSPVARLSSVRLLLAFAVQLNVQLDHLDVETAFLNGDLEEEIFMEQPSGFEVNKKGKVCLLKNRFMV